One window from the genome of Spirosoma rhododendri encodes:
- a CDS encoding glycoside hydrolase 5 family protein, whose translation MKKLFVGLLLLVGTVANAQKTADVYVDKAGVLRWGKTPGQRPGAEVQGFGTNYTVPFAYAYRTAKKLGVSPEKAIADDVYHFSRLGFDSYRVHVWDTEISDTLGNLLDNDHLRLLDFTLKQLKDRGIRFVLTPIAYWGNGWPEPDEKTPGFSAKYGKAACLTNPDAIRAQENYLYQFLNHVNRYTGIAYRDEPNLTVLEVSNEPHHGGTPAQVTTFIDRMVTAMRRTGCQKPIFYNISHSIHLADAYINSTIQGGTFQWYPTGLESRHALTGNLLPNVDRYTIPFADKPGFKKMAKIVYEFDAADVGSSYIYPAMARSFREAGMQLAHQFAYDPTYMAASNTEYATHFMNLAYAPQKALSLKLASAVFHRVPLYQSGKRFPADTLFNDFRISYVRNLAELVTDTQFIYTNDTDAKLPAPDKLTEIAGYGRSAVVQYDGTGAYFLDRIEPGVWRLELMPDAVWVRDVFERNNLSKENVVINWRTWPMTINLPDLGTDFTIRPLNDGNAFTGQVSGMTVPVSPGSYLLVRKGATTQLSGNSRWKNLTLNEFTAPATSVAQTYVLHQPFPTATTGQPLSLTATIVSVNEPEAVNLFLTGVDQQRQTIPLQRSRGYTYTAQIPASLVREGILRYTIAVTEKGNTRTYPSGVAGSPDSWDFYDTAAWSVRVMPKQTPISLFNAATDTDRLSRDYLPESRLLPLSETGDAELWLPITNLATTDPEDKNAKPIYDYSMRYYVAANVAGRRRDVSSFPNLVLYGRSLDNQPCPVQVALITRSGTVYGGTVLVDATTGRFAVPVNQLKPVPFVSLPRPYPSFLPYFINTTSPATRLDPATIESIQLSVGPGMTPAQANQKHDLRIRRVTLE comes from the coding sequence ATGAAGAAACTTTTTGTGGGCCTGTTGCTGCTCGTCGGCACGGTCGCCAATGCGCAGAAAACAGCCGATGTATACGTCGATAAAGCCGGTGTGCTTCGCTGGGGAAAAACACCCGGTCAGCGGCCGGGTGCCGAAGTGCAGGGGTTTGGTACCAACTACACCGTACCGTTTGCCTACGCGTATCGCACGGCGAAGAAGCTGGGTGTTTCGCCCGAGAAAGCCATCGCCGACGACGTTTATCACTTCTCCCGACTAGGCTTCGACTCGTATCGGGTCCATGTCTGGGATACGGAAATCAGCGACACGCTCGGCAACCTGCTCGACAACGACCATCTGCGGCTCCTCGATTTTACGCTCAAACAGCTGAAAGACCGGGGCATCCGGTTTGTGCTGACGCCGATTGCATATTGGGGCAACGGCTGGCCCGAACCCGACGAGAAAACACCCGGCTTTTCGGCCAAATACGGCAAGGCAGCCTGCCTGACCAACCCCGATGCAATCCGGGCGCAGGAGAATTACCTGTACCAGTTTCTCAATCACGTCAATCGCTACACGGGTATTGCTTATCGTGACGAACCGAATCTGACGGTGCTGGAAGTCAGCAATGAGCCGCACCACGGTGGTACACCCGCGCAGGTGACGACCTTCATCGACCGGATGGTGACGGCGATGCGCCGGACCGGTTGCCAGAAACCCATTTTTTACAACATCAGCCACAGTATTCACCTCGCCGACGCCTATATCAACTCGACGATTCAGGGCGGTACATTTCAGTGGTATCCCACGGGTCTGGAATCGCGGCACGCCCTGACCGGCAATTTGCTGCCCAACGTCGACCGGTACACGATCCCCTTCGCCGACAAGCCGGGGTTCAAAAAGATGGCGAAGATTGTCTACGAATTCGATGCGGCCGACGTTGGCAGTTCGTACATCTACCCGGCGATGGCGCGGAGTTTTCGCGAAGCCGGTATGCAGCTGGCGCATCAGTTTGCCTACGACCCGACATACATGGCCGCGTCGAATACCGAATACGCGACGCACTTCATGAACCTGGCCTACGCGCCCCAGAAAGCGCTGAGCCTGAAACTGGCGTCGGCGGTTTTTCACCGGGTGCCGCTGTATCAGTCGGGGAAGCGGTTTCCGGCCGACACGCTATTCAACGATTTCCGCATCAGCTACGTCCGCAACCTCGCCGAACTCGTCACGGACACGCAGTTTATCTACACCAACGATACCGACGCCAAACTGCCCGCCCCCGACAAGCTGACCGAGATCGCGGGATACGGCCGGTCGGCGGTGGTCCAGTACGACGGCACGGGCGCGTACTTCCTCGACCGCATCGAACCGGGCGTATGGCGACTCGAACTCATGCCCGACGCCGTCTGGGTGCGCGATGTGTTCGAACGCAACAACCTGAGCAAGGAAAACGTGGTCATCAACTGGCGAACCTGGCCCATGACGATCAACCTGCCCGACCTCGGCACCGACTTTACCATCCGCCCACTCAACGACGGCAACGCATTTACCGGGCAGGTCAGCGGCATGACGGTACCCGTATCGCCCGGCTCGTATCTGCTGGTACGCAAGGGTGCGACGACACAATTGTCGGGCAATAGCCGCTGGAAAAATCTTACGCTAAACGAGTTTACGGCCCCGGCAACCTCAGTCGCGCAGACGTATGTGTTGCACCAGCCTTTCCCGACCGCTACAACCGGACAACCCTTGTCGCTGACGGCAACGATCGTTTCGGTCAACGAACCCGAAGCGGTCAACCTGTTTCTAACGGGTGTCGATCAGCAGCGGCAAACGATTCCGCTGCAACGGAGCCGGGGGTATACGTACACGGCCCAGATTCCGGCGTCGCTGGTTCGCGAGGGCATCCTGCGCTACACCATCGCCGTAACGGAAAAAGGCAATACACGAACCTATCCGTCGGGCGTAGCGGGTAGCCCCGACAGCTGGGATTTTTACGATACGGCGGCCTGGTCCGTCCGGGTGATGCCGAAACAGACGCCCATCAGCCTGTTCAATGCCGCTACCGACACCGATCGACTGAGCCGGGATTACCTGCCGGAGTCACGGCTGTTGCCCCTGTCGGAAACGGGTGATGCCGAACTGTGGCTGCCGATTACCAACCTGGCGACGACCGACCCGGAAGACAAAAACGCCAAACCGATTTACGATTATTCGATGCGCTACTACGTCGCGGCAAACGTAGCCGGGCGACGCCGTGACGTATCGTCCTTTCCCAATCTCGTGCTGTACGGCCGCTCGCTCGATAACCAGCCCTGCCCGGTGCAGGTAGCCCTGATTACGCGCAGCGGCACCGTTTACGGCGGCACGGTCCTGGTCGACGCGACGACGGGTCGGTTTGCGGTGCCTGTCAATCAGTTGAAACCGGTACCGTTCGTCAGTCTGCCCCGTCCGTACCCGTCGTTTCTGCCTTACTTTATCAATACCACGAGTCCGGCAACCCGCTTAGATCCGGCGACGATCGAGTCGATTCAGCTGTCGGTTGGGCCGGGGATGACGCCGGCGCAGGCGAACCAGAAACACGACCTGCGCATTCGCCGGGTAACGCTGGAGTAA
- a CDS encoding mucoidy inhibitor MuiA family protein yields MQVSGKGDAVIQGVQFRTNFLDKAPRPASLQRLDDSLRTTRDAYESLLVQKDVLEQERSLILANKEVAGKDQGATVKAVSEMAAFYRERLTRIGQELLVLNRRIIEQKKRVDRLDAQVKEQDAKRERPVGEIEVTLTARSRTAVSLNLSYVVNSAGWSPVYDVRVRDTKSPASLAMKAQVYQNTGFDWQNVKLTLSTANPTLSGSSPTLNTDYVGFYDPKPPVAYSQAAPTLRMSARAKKAELEGGPNAEEVIPAPAADLTNTATFTQAVDQPTNVSFDIAIPYTILTNNRPQLVDVQTAELPASYRYEITPKLDPDAFLTAQITGWDKLNLLNGTARIYFEGTFVGESQVSLAEAKDTLSLSLGRDKRIIAKREQIEDVNSRQTFGGNQRDAHAYRITLRNTRPEPISLTVYDQIPVSTDERIVVQLTENGGAQLNPETGKLTWRLTLKPGESQALSFRYEVKFPKGKVITQ; encoded by the coding sequence ATACAGGTATCGGGCAAGGGCGATGCTGTTATTCAGGGGGTTCAGTTTCGCACCAACTTCCTCGACAAAGCCCCGCGCCCGGCCTCGTTGCAGCGGCTGGACGATTCACTCCGCACGACGCGCGACGCCTACGAATCGCTGCTGGTGCAAAAGGACGTGCTGGAGCAGGAGCGCAGCCTGATTCTGGCGAACAAGGAAGTCGCTGGGAAGGATCAGGGCGCGACGGTCAAGGCGGTGTCGGAGATGGCGGCTTTCTACCGCGAACGCCTGACCCGCATCGGGCAGGAGTTGCTGGTGCTGAACCGACGTATTATCGAACAGAAAAAACGCGTCGACCGGCTGGATGCGCAGGTAAAAGAGCAGGACGCCAAGCGCGAACGGCCCGTTGGTGAGATCGAAGTGACGCTGACCGCCCGCAGCCGCACGGCCGTTTCGCTGAATCTGAGCTATGTCGTCAACAGCGCGGGTTGGTCGCCCGTGTACGACGTGCGGGTGCGCGACACGAAAAGCCCGGCGTCGCTGGCGATGAAAGCGCAGGTGTACCAGAATACCGGCTTCGACTGGCAGAACGTCAAACTCACGCTCTCGACGGCCAACCCCACCCTGTCTGGTTCGTCGCCCACGCTAAACACCGACTATGTTGGTTTCTATGACCCGAAGCCACCAGTAGCATACAGTCAGGCAGCACCAACACTTCGCATGAGCGCACGTGCTAAAAAAGCTGAACTCGAAGGTGGTCCGAACGCCGAAGAAGTCATCCCCGCCCCAGCCGCCGACCTGACAAACACCGCCACATTTACGCAGGCCGTCGATCAGCCGACCAACGTCAGTTTCGACATTGCGATTCCGTACACAATTCTGACCAACAATCGTCCGCAACTGGTCGACGTACAGACGGCAGAATTACCGGCGTCGTACCGCTACGAAATCACGCCCAAGCTCGACCCCGACGCGTTCCTGACGGCCCAAATCACAGGCTGGGACAAGCTTAACCTGCTCAACGGCACGGCCCGCATCTATTTCGAAGGTACGTTTGTCGGTGAATCGCAGGTAAGTCTGGCCGAAGCTAAAGACACGCTTTCCCTGTCGCTGGGCCGCGACAAGCGCATCATCGCCAAGCGCGAACAGATCGAAGACGTCAACTCGCGGCAGACCTTTGGCGGCAATCAGCGCGACGCCCATGCCTACCGCATTACGTTGCGCAACACCCGCCCCGAACCGATCAGCCTGACCGTCTACGATCAGATTCCGGTGTCGACCGACGAGCGGATTGTGGTGCAGCTAACCGAGAACGGCGGAGCGCAACTGAACCCCGAAACGGGTAAGCTCACCTGGCGACTGACGCTCAAACCCGGCGAAAGTCAGGCACTGAGTTTCCGTTACGAGGTCAAGTTTCCGAAAGGTAAAGTCATCACCCAATAA
- a CDS encoding glycoside hydrolase family 13 protein, translating into MEKIWWKEAVVYQIYPRSFNDSNGDGIGDLPGIIDKLDYIQSLGVDVIWLNPIYGSPNDDNGYDISDYQAIMAEFGSMADFDRLLTGLHERGIKLVMDLVVNHSSDEHIWFVESRKSRDNPYRDYYHWWPAENGKPAPRWSFFDKDGDAWKYDETTNAYYLHYFSEKQPDLNWEHEPLRRAIYDMMHFWFQKGIDGFRMDVITFISKDTTFPPIPDRYQGKMWDYFYASGPRLHEYLQEMNREVLSKYDVMTVAEGPGTSTETILDLVAEDRHELNMAYHFDIAYLGLLPRKMISPTGWNLVEFKAIQSRWDAVFAERGWGTIYLGNHDQPRMVSRWGNDSPAWRELSSKMLTTFILSMRGTPYYYQGDELGMSNIRFDRIEDYRDLETIGWHGLVQREGGDLTQFIESHKVTARDNGRTPMQWDNSANAGFTTGTPWLSVNPNYPTVNVATEEADPASCLHYFRKMVRLRRENDVLIYGQYALLDAANPQVYAYTRTWEGRRLLVLLNFSAEPATATIDLDLSRATVLIGNYPSNTPSTEFRPYEAVIYDL; encoded by the coding sequence TTGGAAAAAATTTGGTGGAAAGAAGCGGTCGTTTATCAGATTTACCCCCGCAGTTTCAACGACAGTAACGGCGATGGTATCGGTGATTTACCCGGTATTATCGACAAGCTCGACTACATACAAAGCCTGGGCGTCGACGTCATCTGGCTCAACCCGATTTACGGCTCGCCCAACGACGACAACGGCTACGACATCTCGGATTATCAGGCTATCATGGCCGAGTTTGGCAGCATGGCCGACTTCGACCGCCTGCTGACCGGCCTGCACGAACGGGGTATCAAACTGGTCATGGACCTCGTCGTCAACCACAGCAGCGACGAGCACATCTGGTTTGTCGAATCCCGCAAATCGCGCGACAACCCGTACCGCGACTATTACCACTGGTGGCCTGCCGAAAACGGTAAACCGGCCCCGCGCTGGAGTTTTTTCGACAAAGACGGCGACGCCTGGAAATACGACGAAACGACGAACGCATATTACCTGCATTACTTTTCGGAGAAACAACCCGACCTCAACTGGGAACACGAACCCCTGCGCCGGGCCATCTACGACATGATGCATTTCTGGTTCCAGAAGGGTATCGACGGCTTCCGCATGGACGTGATTACGTTCATCTCCAAAGACACGACCTTCCCGCCCATCCCCGACCGGTATCAGGGCAAAATGTGGGATTATTTTTATGCCTCGGGGCCCCGGCTGCACGAGTATTTGCAGGAGATGAACCGGGAGGTGCTGAGCAAATACGACGTGATGACCGTTGCCGAAGGACCAGGTACATCGACCGAAACGATTCTGGACCTCGTCGCCGAAGACCGGCACGAGCTGAACATGGCGTACCACTTCGACATCGCTTATCTGGGACTGCTGCCCCGCAAGATGATATCGCCGACGGGCTGGAACCTGGTCGAGTTCAAGGCGATACAGTCGCGCTGGGATGCCGTTTTCGCTGAGCGGGGCTGGGGCACTATCTACCTCGGCAACCACGATCAGCCGCGCATGGTCAGCCGGTGGGGCAACGATAGCCCGGCATGGCGCGAACTGTCGTCCAAGATGCTGACGACGTTTATTCTGTCGATGCGGGGAACGCCCTACTACTATCAGGGCGACGAACTGGGCATGAGCAACATCCGGTTCGACCGGATCGAGGACTACCGCGACCTGGAAACCATCGGCTGGCACGGGCTGGTGCAGCGCGAAGGGGGCGACCTGACGCAGTTTATCGAGTCGCACAAAGTGACAGCCCGCGACAACGGTCGTACACCCATGCAGTGGGATAATTCGGCCAACGCGGGCTTTACCACCGGCACGCCCTGGCTGAGCGTAAATCCCAATTACCCGACGGTGAACGTAGCGACGGAAGAAGCCGACCCCGCCAGCTGCCTGCACTATTTCCGAAAGATGGTGCGACTCCGCAGGGAAAACGACGTGCTGATTTATGGCCAATACGCGCTGCTCGACGCGGCCAATCCGCAGGTCTACGCCTATACGCGAACCTGGGAAGGCCGCCGTCTGCTGGTACTGCTGAATTTCTCTGCCGAACCGGCCACGGCTACTATCGACCTTGACTTGAGCCGGGCTACCGTCCTGATCGGTAACTATCCATCCAACACGCCTTCGACTGAATTTCGCCCTTACGAAGCGGTAATTTACGATCTGTAA
- a CDS encoding Uma2 family endonuclease — MIATEKRLYTPEEYLTRERQALDKSEYFAGEIIPMAGATRNHNRIRDNVNGKVINHLEEGPCQSFSSDMRVHLPETGLYAYPDLVIVCGEPALLPGEFDNLLNPTVLIEIMSDSTEDYDRGRKFFRYRAIPTVQEYVLIDAQTIEVEVWSRNELGKWTLAEQITDPAGQFTIQSIDLTITLQHTYARTVGLLA; from the coding sequence ATGATTGCAACAGAAAAGCGGCTCTATACGCCCGAAGAGTATCTGACGCGCGAACGGCAGGCCCTCGACAAAAGCGAATACTTTGCCGGTGAAATTATTCCGATGGCCGGCGCAACACGCAACCACAACCGCATTCGCGACAACGTAAATGGCAAAGTTATCAACCATCTCGAAGAGGGACCCTGCCAATCTTTCTCATCCGATATGCGGGTCCATCTGCCCGAAACGGGCTTGTATGCTTATCCTGATCTGGTAATCGTCTGTGGCGAGCCAGCCTTGTTGCCCGGTGAATTCGACAATCTGCTCAACCCAACCGTACTGATCGAGATCATGTCTGACAGTACGGAAGACTACGACCGGGGCCGTAAATTTTTCCGATACCGCGCCATTCCAACTGTTCAGGAATACGTGCTGATTGACGCGCAAACGATTGAAGTGGAGGTATGGAGCAGAAACGAACTCGGTAAGTGGACGTTGGCTGAACAAATAACCGACCCCGCCGGTCAGTTTACGATTCAATCCATCGACCTGACCATCACCCTGCAACATACCTACGCCCGTACGGTTGGGTTGCTGGCATAG
- the porX gene encoding T9SS response regulator signal transducer PorX, with protein MQNYSILWADDEIDLLKPHILFLKNKGYDVTPVNSGADALDQVEQSNYDVVFLDEMMPGMTGLETLGQIKQMRPNLPVVMITKSEEEHIMEEAIGSKIADYLIKPLNPNQILLSVKKILDNKRLVTERTNIGYQQDFRNISMQYNDRMDFDEWAEVYKKLIYWELELDSSQDKSMLEVMNMQKSEANATFCKFLMDNYEDWLNDPKAPHPVMSHQLMRKKVFPLLDAGNTQPPLFFLLIDNLRYDQWKVIEPLLADYFTVEEESSYYSILPTTTGFARNAIFSGMMPSEMERKHPDLWVNDDNEDEGLNNHEDEFLRRQLEQSRLNVKMSYHKILNVNQGKSLVDNFNNLLQNQLNVVVFNFVDMLSHARTDMAMIKELAPDESAYRSIMRSWFLHSPLLEFVQKVAAKGGRLVVTTDHGMIRVQKPAKIVGYRETNTNLRYKQGKNLGFDDNHLFVGRKPERLFLPKPHVSTAYVFTLEDYFFAYPNNYNYYVNHYRNTFQHGGVSLEEVIIPFAYLKAK; from the coding sequence ATGCAAAACTATTCGATACTCTGGGCCGACGACGAGATTGATCTGCTCAAACCGCATATCCTGTTCCTGAAGAATAAAGGATACGACGTGACGCCCGTCAACAGCGGAGCCGACGCACTCGATCAGGTAGAGCAGTCCAATTACGACGTCGTCTTTCTGGATGAAATGATGCCGGGTATGACCGGGCTAGAAACGCTTGGGCAAATCAAGCAGATGCGGCCCAACCTGCCCGTCGTGATGATTACCAAGAGCGAAGAAGAGCACATCATGGAGGAAGCAATCGGCTCGAAAATAGCCGACTACCTCATCAAACCGCTCAACCCGAATCAGATTCTGCTGTCGGTTAAGAAAATTCTCGACAACAAGCGACTCGTCACCGAGCGAACCAACATCGGCTATCAGCAGGACTTCCGCAACATATCCATGCAGTACAACGACCGTATGGATTTCGACGAATGGGCGGAAGTCTACAAAAAGCTGATTTACTGGGAATTGGAACTCGACAGTTCGCAGGATAAGAGTATGCTGGAAGTGATGAATATGCAGAAAAGCGAAGCCAACGCGACCTTCTGCAAGTTCCTCATGGACAACTACGAAGACTGGCTCAACGACCCGAAGGCACCTCACCCGGTGATGTCGCATCAGCTGATGCGTAAGAAGGTATTCCCACTGCTGGACGCAGGCAACACGCAGCCTCCGCTGTTTTTCTTGCTCATCGACAACCTCCGCTACGATCAGTGGAAAGTGATTGAGCCGCTGCTGGCCGATTATTTCACGGTGGAAGAAGAGTCGTCGTACTACTCGATTCTGCCCACCACGACCGGCTTTGCGCGGAATGCCATTTTCTCCGGTATGATGCCCAGCGAAATGGAGCGCAAGCACCCCGATCTGTGGGTCAATGACGATAACGAAGACGAAGGGCTAAACAACCACGAAGACGAGTTTTTGCGTCGGCAACTGGAGCAGAGCCGCCTGAACGTGAAGATGTCGTACCACAAAATTCTGAACGTCAATCAGGGCAAATCGCTGGTCGACAACTTTAACAACCTGCTGCAAAATCAGCTCAACGTAGTCGTGTTCAACTTCGTCGATATGCTGTCGCACGCCCGCACCGATATGGCGATGATTAAGGAACTGGCCCCCGACGAGTCGGCGTATCGCTCGATTATGCGGTCCTGGTTCCTGCACTCGCCCCTGCTCGAATTCGTGCAGAAAGTAGCGGCAAAAGGCGGCCGTCTCGTCGTTACGACCGACCACGGCATGATTCGGGTGCAGAAACCGGCCAAGATTGTCGGCTACCGCGAAACGAACACTAACCTGCGCTACAAGCAGGGCAAGAACCTTGGCTTCGACGACAACCACCTGTTTGTCGGCCGCAAGCCCGAGCGGCTTTTCCTGCCGAAGCCCCACGTCTCGACGGCTTATGTGTTTACGCTGGAAGATTACTTTTTCGCGTACCCGAACAACTACAACTACTACGTGAATCACTACCGCAACACGTTCCAGCACGGCGGTGTCTCGCTGGAAGAGGTAATTATCCCGTTTGCGTATCTGAAGGCGAAATAG
- a CDS encoding c-type cytochrome, producing MKLSNLVALTLVFGTALLTVSFSSKPAEPPTTAVRLPPDQALVKRGEYLVAIMGCGDCHSPKAMGPQGPEPVAGKALSGYPADRTLPAPNTDALKEWVLFNGDNTAAVGPWGVSFAANLTSDASGIGNWTRDQFKRALVQGKSKGIATNRMLLPPMPWPNYRTIKDADLDAIFAYLKSTKPVENVVPAPVPPRR from the coding sequence ATGAAACTATCCAATCTAGTAGCACTAACTCTCGTTTTTGGCACCGCCCTGCTGACGGTCAGTTTTTCCAGCAAACCCGCTGAGCCGCCAACCACTGCGGTTCGGCTACCACCCGATCAGGCACTCGTCAAGCGGGGTGAGTATCTGGTTGCAATTATGGGCTGTGGTGACTGCCATTCGCCAAAAGCGATGGGTCCCCAGGGGCCCGAACCCGTAGCAGGCAAAGCCCTTTCCGGTTACCCAGCCGACCGTACGCTGCCTGCGCCGAATACGGATGCACTAAAAGAGTGGGTGCTGTTCAACGGCGACAATACAGCCGCCGTGGGGCCGTGGGGCGTTTCGTTTGCCGCCAACCTCACCTCCGACGCGTCAGGCATCGGCAACTGGACGAGAGACCAGTTCAAACGGGCGTTGGTACAGGGGAAGTCCAAAGGTATTGCTACCAACCGCATGCTGCTGCCACCGATGCCGTGGCCCAATTACCGCACCATCAAAGACGCGGATCTGGATGCCATCTTCGCGTACCTCAAATCGACGAAGCCAGTAGAAAACGTTGTTCCGGCTCCGGTCCCGCCTAGACGTTAG
- a CDS encoding Ldh family oxidoreductase, with the protein MISANALRSFTEQIFLAIGCSESDAQLAADVLVSADLRGVDSHGVARLPGYVRLYDNGRINPQPRMQIVHETPSTAVVDGDRGLGLVVGPWAMQVAIEKARVAGTGWVAVRNSNHFGIAGYHALLAADHDMIGQAMTHAAPLVAPTYSLEKMLGTNPIAVAVPAATEPTFLADFASTAVAYGKLEILQRKGQDLPLGWAQDAEGNPTTDANAVRNGGALVPLGTDREHGSHKGYGLGAIVDIFSGVLSGANYGPWVPPFATAGFMSVNEGVGQGTGHFFGAMRIDAFRPADEFKTHMDTWIQRFRQAKAVEGKQVLIPGDPERMMEADRLANGIPVVEPVMKSLLELGERFGVTLAQ; encoded by the coding sequence ATGATTTCTGCCAACGCACTACGCTCTTTTACCGAACAGATATTTCTGGCCATTGGCTGCTCTGAATCCGACGCCCAACTAGCCGCCGACGTGCTGGTCAGCGCCGACCTGCGCGGGGTCGACTCGCACGGAGTGGCTCGCCTGCCGGGTTACGTCCGATTGTACGACAATGGACGAATCAACCCGCAGCCACGTATGCAGATCGTCCACGAAACACCGTCGACTGCCGTTGTCGATGGCGACAGGGGGCTGGGGCTTGTGGTGGGCCCGTGGGCAATGCAGGTTGCCATCGAGAAAGCGCGGGTAGCTGGAACGGGCTGGGTCGCGGTGCGTAATTCCAACCACTTCGGCATTGCCGGTTACCATGCCCTGCTGGCTGCCGATCACGACATGATCGGGCAGGCCATGACGCACGCGGCACCGCTCGTCGCGCCGACCTATTCGCTGGAGAAGATGCTGGGTACCAACCCGATCGCCGTTGCTGTTCCGGCCGCTACCGAACCGACGTTTCTGGCCGATTTTGCCAGCACGGCCGTGGCCTACGGAAAACTCGAAATCCTGCAACGCAAAGGGCAGGACCTCCCGCTGGGCTGGGCGCAGGACGCCGAAGGCAACCCCACGACCGATGCCAACGCCGTGCGGAACGGGGGCGCACTCGTGCCGCTGGGTACCGACCGTGAACACGGTTCGCACAAGGGCTATGGCTTGGGCGCGATCGTCGATATTTTTTCGGGCGTGCTGTCGGGTGCGAACTACGGGCCGTGGGTACCACCTTTCGCTACCGCGGGATTTATGAGTGTTAACGAAGGTGTAGGGCAGGGGACGGGCCATTTCTTCGGTGCCATGCGTATCGACGCCTTCCGCCCCGCCGATGAATTCAAAACCCACATGGATACCTGGATTCAGCGATTCCGGCAGGCAAAAGCGGTTGAAGGCAAACAGGTGCTGATTCCCGGCGACCCCGAGCGGATGATGGAAGCCGACCGACTTGCTAACGGGATTCCCGTCGTGGAGCCGGTTATGAAAAGCCTGCTCGAACTGGGTGAACGCTTCGGTGTAACGCTGGCGCAGTAA